The nucleotide sequence GCGTTGTTGACGAGCGTATCGACACGGCCGAAGTGCTCGATGGCGGCGTTCACCACACGTCGAGCCGTGGCGGCGTCGCCGATGTCGCCTGCCACGGCAACATAGTCCGCTTCAACGGCCGGTGTGATGGAACGGGCCGTAGCGACCACGCGATGACCTTGCGCGCGGAAGGCCTTGACGGTTTCGGCGCCAATGCCTTGTGATGCTCCGGTAACGATGACGACCTTGGAAGTGCTCATTGTGTGTCTCGCAGTTTGGGTAAGCTGGCCAACCGGCCGATCGAATCGACGGATCCGATGAAGCAGCACTGTAGGCGCATCCGTCGCGAATTCGAACACCCACCATGGACAAAGAGTCGTGCGTCGCAAGAACAAATCGCAGTGGCGTTGAGAGGCTGCGCGCGGGGCGATCTCTCAGGCGATTGCCTCCATGTGTGCATACGAAGGATTCGTGTGAAGGTCGCTCGCAAACGCGGGCGGGGAGAGTGCGACCCCGGCGACTTCAGTATTGCGGGACTGTTGGCGGTATTGCCGAGGAGTGAGGCTGAGACGTCTTTGAAACACCATGCGCATGTGCGCAGCGTTGTGAAAGCCACAGTTGAACGCAACGGTTTTCATCGGCATGTTGCGTTCTTCCAGCAGCTTTCGTGCGGCACCCACGCGGACCTGGTCGACGAATGCGGAAGGTGTTGTGTGGAGATACTTCGCAAAGATCCTCGATAGGGTGCGCCGGCTCACGTAGACAGCGTCGGCGAGTTGCTCTATCGAAAGCACGTCGGAAAGGTGGTCGCCGATATGACGTTGTACTTTTGCGATGATCGAACTCTCATCGGCAAGCGTCGCGACGTAGGGGGCGCGTTCGTATGGCTCGCGCTGCGGATTGGCGCCAAGACGTCTTGCCACTTGTTTGGCGACATTCTGGCCCCAGTCTTCAGCAACAAGAGAAAGCCCAAGGTCGAGTCCGGCGGTCGGACCCGCAGATGAAATCAGACGTCCATCGCGTATCAGGGTTTTGTCGGGACGTATGCGGGCTCGCGGGAATTCGCTGGCCATCTGGCTCGCGTCGGCCCAGCGCGCGGCGACCTCTTTCCCCTCGAGCATACCCGAGCGCCCGAGCAGCCAGGCGCCGTTGCAAACGCAGCCGTAACGCCTGGACTCAAGTGCGCGTCGCCGCAGCCAGTCCAGAAATTCCTGTTTCGGGCGAACGGTCGCATTGCGGGAGCCGCCGGTCACCAGCAGCACATCGACGTTTGCACGGAAGTCCGCGTAGACCCACGGCACGCAGAGCTGCATAGCGTTCGAACAGGCGACTGCGCCCACGTGCTCTCCAATGAGGGGCACCTGATACTGGCGTGCCTCGGCGAGGAAATGGTTCGCTTCGGAGAACACGTCGAGCAGGCCTGCGATATCCATGGCCTGCACACCATCCAGTACGACGATAGCAACTTTCATTTTGCGTACCCAACCTGAGCAATGATTCCAATTGCGCGACGATCTGCTGAAAAAAGGTTATGCGTGCAGCGCGAGGCTGACAATTCTCCGAATGGCTGAAGGTTCAGCTTGCGGGCATGTGGTCCCTCATACGCCGGTATGACTCGTGTAGTTCGAGAGGCGTGTGCGCCGAGGGTGCCGCACTAAAGAGGATGAATTATGTGGGCGCCTGGTTCAAAGCAGGACGATGCGCAATCGGTAGCGATAAGTCTTGCTATTGCTTACTATATGGCGAGCACCGGCACGTTTTCGCCATCACGAACTTTTCAAAGATCGAGCGATGAAACACGATAGCGTTGGGACGCGAAGTGAACCACTACCGGACTCGCTCGTGTACGTGATCGACGACGACGAGTCTATTCGAGGCGCGCTAACCAGCCTGCTCATGTCAGTCGGCATCGAGGTCCGGGCGTTCGAATCGGCTGACGAATTTCTCGCCGAGAAAATGCCGGATGTGCCGAGCTGTCTCATTCTCGACATTCGATTGCGAGGCGAAAGCGGCCTTACGCTTCAGCAGGAAGCCTTCAAGGAAAGCATTCAATTTCCCATCGTCTTTTTAACGGGGCATGGCGACATAGGCATGACCGTCAAGGCAATGAAAGCAGGTGCTTTCGATTTCATGACAAAGCCATTCAAGGATCAGGATCTGCTCGATACGATCGCTGCAGCGCTGAAACGGGATGGTGAACTGAGGCGCCAGGCGAGGCTCGTTGCGGGCGTTCGTCAAGCGTACGACTCGCTGACGGCGCGCGAGCGCGAAGTGATCGGCCACGTGTCCGAAGGTCTGTTGAACAAACAGATTGCAGGCCTCCTGTGCCTGAGCGAGGTCACGGTCAAGATTCATCGGGCGCAAGCCATGCACAAGCTCAATGCGCGATCGGTGGCCGAACTCATCAAGAAATTGCAGCAGGTGCAAGCGGCTCCTCAGAGCGCCAGATAGGCATTTGCTCGTTCGCCGCGCAACGGCCGCCTTCCTCAGCGCGCGGATTTCACCCCGCTAATACGAATTGTCGCCAGAATCATCCGAAGGTGTGATTGCTGCCCCTTCGGCCGGCCTGTATTTTCCAGAAAGATTCTACCTTTCTGCATCATTTCAATGTCCACCGGACCCCAGATAAAACCAGCGCGCTCGTCTGCAACGATCGCCATGGTCGACGACGATGAATCCGTCCGGATGGCGTTGTCCAGTTCGCTGCGTTCGGCAAGCTGGAATGTCATTGCCTACGCGTCCGCCAATCATCTGCTGGACGATACGCGCCGATCGAAACTAAAGCTCGTCGTCGCCGACATCCAGATGCCGGGCATGGACGGGTTTGCGTTACTTGAATCGATCAAGCGATGGAAGCGCCCCATTCCTGTCATTTTCATCACCGCGTACGCGACCGAGGCAATGCTCGAACGCGCGAAAACTCACGGCGCTGCCGGCTTCCTTTCGAAGCCCGTGGATGACGCACGACTGCTCGCACTGGTTAGCGAACTGCTGAAGAAGTGAACCGGTCGAGCGCCGCCGCTATGACGGCCACTCGATCGAGCCATCCGAATGTATTAGACGCGCACGCGCCTGCATAAGGGATCACACCATATCGGACGATACCGTCGCACGGCTTACGCGCTTACGCTTGAATCGTCGTTCCGGGCAAAACACTTGTGAGGTGCGAGATGGATCAGCTTTACATGTTGCGTGCATTCGTCGCCGCTGCGCGGTATCAGAGCTTTAGCAAGGCCGCGGAATCGTTGAATGTGACCACGGGGTCCGTGTCGAAAGCGATTGCCAAGCTCGAAGATTGCGTGCAGACCCGAGTCCTGCTCAGGACAACGAGGTCCGTCTCTTTGACAGAAGCCGCGCAGTCGTATTACCTGATTTGTTGCCGCTTGCTCGAAGAACTCGACGAAGCGAACCGGCGCATCGCGCTGGAACATGAGGGCAACGGTGGAAAGCTGCGGCTCGTCGTGCACCCCATGCTGATGAGCAGAACGTTTTCGCGTCTGGTGCGGCGCTATCGCGCCATCGCGCCTCATGTGAGTCTGGTGGTTTCCGTTCAGGACCACGCCACGAACCTGTTCGACGGCCGTTTCGATATCGCCATGCTTCCGCCTCAACTCGTCGAGCAGTCCACCGTGATTCGCCGCACGCTTTGCCGCTCGCCTCGCATTCTCGTGGCTTCCCCCGCGTACCTCGAGCAATACGGTGCACCGGAATCCGCTTCGAAGCTCGCCAGTCACTTTCTGTTGATCGATTCCGAAACGAGAAAGAAGAGTGCGGACTGCATCGATCTGCGTGAGGGCGGCCGGAAAGTGAGCGTTTCGCCCATGTCGTCGATGGATGGGAACGAGGCACTGCTGCGCGCGGCGGCGCTCAACGGAACGGGCATAGCCACGCTGCCTGAAACTATGGTTCGCGAAGATATCGACATGGGACATCTCGTGCACATCCTGCCGGAATGTACGGCGTCGGATAGCGGCGTCGAAATATGCCTGTTCTATTCTCACCGGGAACTGATCCCGGCGCGGATCAGGATGTTCGTCGACTTCTGCACCGAGTTCTTCCGGGCGCCTGCGAAGGCGG is from Paraburkholderia flagellata and encodes:
- a CDS encoding response regulator, yielding MVDDDESVRMALSSSLRSASWNVIAYASANHLLDDTRRSKLKLVVADIQMPGMDGFALLESIKRWKRPIPVIFITAYATEAMLERAKTHGAAGFLSKPVDDARLLALVSELLKK
- a CDS encoding response regulator transcription factor, with the translated sequence MKHDSVGTRSEPLPDSLVYVIDDDESIRGALTSLLMSVGIEVRAFESADEFLAEKMPDVPSCLILDIRLRGESGLTLQQEAFKESIQFPIVFLTGHGDIGMTVKAMKAGAFDFMTKPFKDQDLLDTIAAALKRDGELRRQARLVAGVRQAYDSLTAREREVIGHVSEGLLNKQIAGLLCLSEVTVKIHRAQAMHKLNARSVAELIKKLQQVQAAPQSAR
- a CDS encoding GlxA family transcriptional regulator, giving the protein MKVAIVVLDGVQAMDIAGLLDVFSEANHFLAEARQYQVPLIGEHVGAVACSNAMQLCVPWVYADFRANVDVLLVTGGSRNATVRPKQEFLDWLRRRALESRRYGCVCNGAWLLGRSGMLEGKEVAARWADASQMASEFPRARIRPDKTLIRDGRLISSAGPTAGLDLGLSLVAEDWGQNVAKQVARRLGANPQREPYERAPYVATLADESSIIAKVQRHIGDHLSDVLSIEQLADAVYVSRRTLSRIFAKYLHTTPSAFVDQVRVGAARKLLEERNMPMKTVAFNCGFHNAAHMRMVFQRRLSLTPRQYRQQSRNTEVAGVALSPPAFASDLHTNPSYAHMEAIA
- a CDS encoding LysR family transcriptional regulator, with the protein product MDQLYMLRAFVAAARYQSFSKAAESLNVTTGSVSKAIAKLEDCVQTRVLLRTTRSVSLTEAAQSYYLICCRLLEELDEANRRIALEHEGNGGKLRLVVHPMLMSRTFSRLVRRYRAIAPHVSLVVSVQDHATNLFDGRFDIAMLPPQLVEQSTVIRRTLCRSPRILVASPAYLEQYGAPESASKLASHFLLIDSETRKKSADCIDLREGGRKVSVSPMSSMDGNEALLRAAALNGTGIATLPETMVREDIDMGHLVHILPECTASDSGVEICLFYSHRELIPARIRMFVDFCTEFFRAPAKAAADDVIRVPQPRKRNEGLAMMS